One Streptomyces sp. NBC_01237 genomic region harbors:
- a CDS encoding IclR family transcriptional regulator, translated as MGRLVPAVTRAFDILELFLEGDGTLSAPDVTRRLQLPRTTVHELLTTLAARSYLVAVPEQPGRYRLGVRTYQLGSRYAEQLDLAAEGQQVARDVAETCDETVHVAVLEDADVIYIAKVDSTHAVRMVSAAGRRLPAHCTSVGKMLLASLPETELRARIEGREFARMTPDSITDPDELHAVLADVRERGIAVEHRESNPDVSCVAAPVRDSTGRVVAALSISVPVIRWSEDREAELAALAVKGAEDLSARLGHRGRR; from the coding sequence ATGGGGCGATTGGTACCGGCCGTGACCCGGGCATTCGACATACTCGAACTGTTCCTGGAAGGGGACGGGACGCTCTCCGCCCCCGACGTCACCCGCAGGCTCCAACTCCCGCGCACCACCGTGCACGAGCTGCTCACCACCCTGGCCGCCCGCTCCTATCTGGTGGCCGTCCCCGAACAGCCCGGCCGCTACCGGCTCGGCGTACGCACCTACCAGCTCGGCAGCCGGTACGCCGAACAGCTGGACCTCGCCGCCGAGGGACAGCAGGTGGCCCGCGACGTCGCGGAGACCTGCGACGAGACCGTCCATGTCGCCGTCCTGGAGGACGCCGATGTCATCTACATCGCCAAGGTGGACTCCACCCACGCCGTGCGGATGGTCTCGGCCGCCGGACGGAGACTGCCCGCGCACTGCACCTCCGTCGGCAAGATGCTGCTCGCCTCGCTGCCCGAAACCGAACTGCGGGCCCGCATCGAAGGGCGCGAGTTCGCCCGGATGACGCCCGACAGCATCACGGATCCCGATGAGCTGCACGCTGTCCTGGCCGACGTCCGGGAGCGCGGCATCGCCGTGGAGCACCGGGAGTCCAACCCGGATGTGAGCTGCGTGGCCGCACCGGTGCGCGACAGCACGGGCCGTGTCGTCGCCGCGCTCTCCATCTCCGTACCCGTGATCCGCTGGAGCGAGGACCGCGAGGCGGAACTCGCCGCGCTGGCGGTCAAGGGCGCCGAGGACCTCTCGGCGCGGCTCGGTCACCGGGGGCGCCGATGA
- a CDS encoding aspartate aminotransferase family protein: MNDAFPALGGTEGSRSWFDRAQASLAGGISSSARLTSTGPHPYPLYMQSGSGARIRDVDGNEYIDYLVSYGSAVLGHASPLLTDALTEVLHTGTMFGTCNVPEVELAELICRMVPCADLVRFANSGSEAVQGAVRAARGYTGRSGILKFEGHYHGWSDTLAISNRPTLAEAGPYDAPHSVPHSPGIPAGVVDDVVVCPWNDPAALRAVLDAHRDLAAVICEPIVANNACTMPDAGFLDLLRDECTARGIVLIFDEVCTGFRTGPGGAQGLFGVLPDLAVFSKALGGGLPIAAFAGRREVMEPLARAEVKHGGTYNASPLCATAALVTLRTLNDPAVTKRIDETGRRVMETVRRAAHDSGVPCAVQGVGAMFQVVFTPDGTPTRQYRDLLRTDQPRYDAFRHELLKRGVHTNAYGMACWFVPAVVSEDDLAATCRAVEEAFAVL; this comes from the coding sequence ATGAATGACGCTTTCCCGGCGCTCGGCGGTACCGAGGGCAGCAGGTCCTGGTTCGACCGCGCGCAGGCATCCCTCGCCGGCGGGATCAGCTCCTCGGCCCGGCTGACCTCGACCGGACCACACCCGTACCCGCTCTACATGCAGAGCGGTTCGGGTGCCCGCATCCGGGACGTCGACGGCAACGAGTACATCGACTACCTCGTCTCCTACGGCAGTGCGGTCCTGGGCCACGCCTCCCCGCTCCTCACCGACGCCCTCACCGAGGTCCTGCACACCGGCACGATGTTCGGCACCTGCAACGTGCCGGAGGTCGAACTGGCCGAGCTCATCTGCCGGATGGTGCCCTGCGCGGATCTGGTGCGCTTCGCCAACTCGGGGAGCGAGGCGGTACAGGGCGCGGTGCGCGCGGCACGCGGATACACCGGACGGTCCGGAATCCTCAAATTCGAGGGGCACTACCACGGCTGGTCCGACACCCTGGCCATCTCCAACCGCCCCACCCTCGCCGAAGCCGGGCCGTACGACGCACCCCACTCCGTACCCCACTCGCCCGGCATTCCGGCCGGTGTCGTGGACGACGTGGTGGTCTGCCCGTGGAACGACCCGGCGGCCCTGCGGGCCGTCCTGGACGCCCACCGCGACCTGGCGGCCGTCATCTGCGAGCCGATCGTGGCCAACAACGCCTGCACCATGCCCGACGCGGGATTCCTGGACCTGCTGCGAGACGAGTGCACGGCACGCGGGATCGTGCTGATCTTCGACGAGGTGTGCACCGGATTCCGTACCGGCCCCGGCGGCGCCCAGGGGCTCTTCGGAGTGCTGCCGGACCTCGCAGTGTTCTCCAAGGCACTGGGCGGCGGCCTCCCGATCGCCGCCTTCGCCGGCCGGCGCGAGGTGATGGAGCCACTGGCCCGCGCGGAGGTCAAACACGGCGGCACCTACAACGCGTCACCCCTGTGCGCCACGGCCGCCCTCGTGACGCTGCGCACCCTGAACGACCCCGCCGTCACCAAACGGATCGACGAGACCGGGCGCCGTGTGATGGAAACGGTGCGCCGCGCCGCGCACGACAGCGGTGTGCCGTGCGCGGTGCAGGGGGTCGGTGCCATGTTCCAGGTGGTGTTCACCCCGGACGGCACCCCCACACGGCAGTACCGGGACCTGCTGCGGACCGATCAGCCCCGGTACGACGCCTTCCGCCACGAGCTGCTCAAGCGCGGGGTGCACACCAACGCCTACGGCATGGCCTGCTGGTTCGTGCCCGCCGTGGTGTCGGAGGACGACCTCGCGGCCACCTGCCGGGCCGTGGAGGAAGCCTTCGCGGTCCTGTAG
- a CDS encoding DUF6309 family protein — protein sequence MKVLEAVTFDALMRRFGREHPYDPDDEANSNDEARTHIHNAQLTLGGRWHEVMLEGTEVLDVVLPWHLGENGGVELIPRTGLTVAAAASRLTALGTSYADTNPLCRRKLARQIHARPRPLFLSTSAVPGQDYEALTVREGLIHLDGLHRMLAWQQAGHLVPGRWVRAYVAGLSPADVRHGARHDQDGLNVHPGR from the coding sequence ATGAAGGTGTTGGAAGCGGTCACCTTTGACGCACTCATGAGGCGATTCGGCCGTGAGCACCCCTATGACCCGGACGACGAGGCCAACTCGAACGACGAGGCCCGGACCCACATCCATAACGCCCAGCTGACCCTCGGAGGCCGCTGGCACGAGGTGATGCTGGAGGGCACCGAAGTACTCGACGTCGTGCTGCCCTGGCATCTCGGGGAGAACGGCGGGGTCGAGCTGATCCCGAGGACCGGCCTGACCGTGGCCGCGGCGGCATCCCGGCTCACCGCACTGGGAACGTCGTACGCCGACACCAATCCGCTGTGCCGGCGCAAGCTCGCACGTCAGATCCACGCCCGGCCGCGGCCGCTGTTCCTCAGCACCAGCGCGGTGCCGGGTCAGGACTACGAGGCACTGACGGTCCGCGAGGGGCTGATCCACCTCGACGGACTGCACCGGATGCTGGCCTGGCAGCAGGCCGGGCACCTGGTGCCCGGCCGCTGGGTGCGGGCCTACGTCGCCGGGCTATCCCCGGCCGACGTACGGCATGGAGCTCGGCATGACCAGGACGGACTGAATGTTCACCCCGGCCGGTAG
- a CDS encoding phytanoyl-CoA dioxygenase family protein, with translation MDLEAQVANFKETGYLVLPGLLPGTLVERLAREVDEWVDSGLRQLSIDACLRPEECAPPSVVELRMEAHGELAAYAPLLELLSDDSLLGPSFVFHHLHSDRRPPGGSGKNWHHDYEQRPQRDRDQPMIHTLHYIGGLQPTVGSLAVLPGSHHLVAEKDAWTHLGTAAQPGEVLIEELPPGSTVLLHSALFHTRRAAPGPTAGGGPRYMIDASYCRTGTLWPPVKPYWREVLSVGRERGLGQGRWPELFADRHFSEYVRTGTGTSA, from the coding sequence ATGGATCTCGAAGCGCAGGTGGCGAACTTCAAGGAGACCGGCTACCTCGTGTTGCCCGGACTGCTTCCCGGCACCCTGGTCGAGCGCCTCGCGCGCGAAGTCGACGAGTGGGTCGATTCCGGTCTGAGGCAGTTATCCATCGACGCGTGCTTACGCCCGGAGGAATGCGCTCCGCCGTCGGTGGTGGAGTTGCGGATGGAGGCGCACGGAGAACTCGCGGCCTACGCCCCCCTGCTGGAACTGCTCAGTGACGACAGCCTGCTGGGGCCGTCCTTCGTCTTCCACCACCTGCACAGCGACCGCCGCCCGCCCGGAGGCAGCGGCAAGAACTGGCACCACGACTACGAGCAGCGGCCGCAACGGGACCGAGATCAGCCCATGATCCACACCCTGCACTACATAGGCGGGCTCCAGCCCACGGTGGGCTCCCTGGCCGTGCTGCCCGGATCGCACCACCTCGTTGCCGAGAAGGACGCGTGGACACACCTGGGGACGGCCGCGCAGCCGGGTGAAGTACTCATCGAGGAGCTTCCGCCGGGCTCCACCGTGCTCCTGCACTCCGCGCTGTTCCACACCCGCCGCGCCGCGCCCGGTCCGACGGCGGGCGGGGGACCTCGCTACATGATCGACGCGTCGTACTGCCGGACGGGCACGCTGTGGCCCCCGGTCAAGCCGTACTGGCGCGAGGTACTGTCCGTGGGCCGGGAACGGGGACTGGGCCAGGGACGCTGGCCGGAACTGTTCGCCGACCGGCATTTCAGCGAATACGTCCGCACAGGAACGGGAACGTCGGCATGA
- a CDS encoding SDR family oxidoreductase → MVVRTAVVTGAGSGVGRACALGLLADGWSVVLTGRRTARLEETVALAPPAERGRAVAVAADITDPVAVDDLFAAVGERFGRLDLLFNNAADTMPYTATEDVGVEDWHRVMDSIATGTFLCSRAAFRMMKRQSPRGGRIINNGAPSAQAPRPDSIAFTAAKHAVAGLTRSLSLDGRRYDISCGQIDIGNVTPHDRPQPEVRQADGSLRAEPTMDMRHVVDMVRAMAALPAGVNIQSVLVMPSSMPYVGRG, encoded by the coding sequence GTGGTGGTGAGAACGGCTGTGGTGACGGGGGCGGGGAGCGGTGTCGGGCGGGCCTGTGCACTGGGGCTGCTGGCCGACGGCTGGAGCGTCGTGCTGACCGGCAGGCGTACGGCGCGGCTGGAGGAGACGGTGGCGCTCGCGCCCCCGGCGGAACGTGGCCGCGCCGTGGCCGTCGCCGCGGACATCACCGACCCGGTGGCCGTCGATGACTTGTTCGCGGCGGTGGGAGAGCGGTTCGGCCGGCTCGACCTGCTGTTCAACAACGCCGCCGACACCATGCCGTACACCGCCACCGAGGATGTCGGCGTCGAGGACTGGCACCGTGTCATGGACTCCATCGCCACCGGCACCTTCCTGTGTTCGCGGGCCGCGTTCCGGATGATGAAGCGGCAGTCGCCGCGAGGCGGGCGGATCATCAACAACGGTGCTCCTTCCGCCCAGGCGCCCCGCCCCGACTCGATCGCCTTCACCGCGGCCAAGCACGCCGTGGCCGGGCTGACCCGTTCGCTCTCCCTCGACGGCCGCCGCTACGACATCTCCTGCGGCCAGATCGACATCGGCAATGTGACCCCGCACGACCGGCCGCAGCCCGAGGTGCGCCAGGCCGACGGGTCGCTCCGGGCCGAGCCGACCATGGACATGCGGCATGTCGTCGACATGGTGCGCGCCATGGCCGCGCTACCGGCCGGGGTGAACATTCAGTCCGTCCTGGTCATGCCGAGCTCCATGCCGTACGTCGGCCGGGGATAG
- a CDS encoding mandelate racemase/muconate lactonizing enzyme family protein, translating into MRITGISTHVVGTPWRNLTYVVVRTDEGLTGVGETRMLGRTDALVGYLREATANHITGSDPFAVEDLVRRMKYGDYGRAGEIVMSGIAVVEMACWDIKGKALGVPVWQLLGGRVTDRVKAYANGWYTTERTPEAYHRAARTVMDRGYRALKIDPFGTGHYELDHAGTTYAVSLIEAVRDAIGPDAELMLEMHGRFSPSTAVRLAKDLAPFRPAWLEEPVPPENLDALRKVADKVDLPIATGERIHDRIEFRELFASRAADIIQPDVGHIGGILETRKLAATAETHYTLLAPHNVGGSVLTAATLQLAACTPNFKILEHFNDFADADIKQVVRGAPQVDPDTGCFEVSHAPGLGVELDEDAAAEFPQQRARFDLWAEGWERRAPK; encoded by the coding sequence GTGCGCATCACGGGAATCAGCACTCACGTCGTCGGGACGCCCTGGCGCAATCTCACCTATGTCGTCGTCCGGACCGACGAGGGTCTCACCGGCGTCGGCGAGACCCGGATGCTCGGCCGCACCGACGCCCTCGTCGGCTATCTCCGCGAGGCGACGGCCAACCACATCACCGGCTCAGATCCGTTCGCGGTGGAGGATCTCGTACGGCGGATGAAGTACGGCGACTACGGACGGGCCGGGGAGATCGTCATGTCGGGCATCGCCGTGGTGGAGATGGCCTGCTGGGACATCAAGGGCAAGGCCCTGGGCGTCCCGGTCTGGCAGCTGCTGGGCGGCCGGGTCACCGACCGGGTCAAGGCGTACGCGAACGGCTGGTACACCACCGAGCGCACCCCCGAGGCGTACCACCGGGCCGCCCGGACCGTCATGGACCGCGGCTACCGGGCCCTGAAGATCGACCCCTTCGGGACCGGGCACTACGAACTCGACCACGCGGGCACCACCTACGCGGTGTCGCTCATCGAGGCGGTACGGGACGCGATCGGGCCGGACGCCGAACTGATGCTGGAGATGCACGGACGCTTCAGCCCCTCCACGGCGGTGCGGCTGGCGAAGGATCTGGCCCCGTTCCGGCCGGCCTGGCTGGAGGAACCGGTGCCGCCGGAGAACCTCGACGCGCTCAGGAAGGTGGCGGACAAGGTGGATCTGCCCATCGCCACCGGCGAGCGGATCCATGACCGGATCGAGTTCCGCGAGCTGTTCGCCTCCCGGGCGGCCGACATCATCCAGCCGGACGTCGGACACATCGGGGGGATTCTGGAGACCCGGAAACTCGCCGCGACCGCCGAGACGCACTACACGCTCCTCGCCCCGCACAATGTGGGCGGCTCCGTCCTGACCGCCGCCACGCTCCAACTGGCGGCCTGCACACCGAACTTCAAGATCCTCGAACACTTCAATGACTTCGCGGACGCGGACATCAAGCAGGTGGTCAGGGGCGCGCCCCAGGTCGATCCCGACACCGGCTGCTTCGAGGTGTCGCACGCACCCGGCCTCGGGGTCGAGCTGGACGAGGACGCC